Proteins encoded together in one Anolis carolinensis isolate JA03-04 unplaced genomic scaffold, rAnoCar3.1.pri scaffold_33, whole genome shotgun sequence window:
- the LOC100566264 gene encoding secreted frizzled-related protein 2 — protein MALWSLLLATWTCSVAASSLDFPRHRARPSSGRGGCHPLPGGLTLCQGVDYGRMRLPNLLGHETPKEVVQQAGAWVPLLGKGCHRDTKTFLCSLFAPVCLEDVEEPIVPCRALCRGVQEGCAPVMAAFGFPWPEMLNCSRFPSGDEGLCVPPLRPQATTPALGEEADGGRVCTACLSREKDLLESLCSQDFALKMTIGSISVSEGGLDVVPELRGHSVIFKGPGWTQEGLQGPFALEMPDKGPCSCPELAAGDVVLGAGHRVDGRTVLSWVRRWPKGDKDMRKLSRAIKRLRC, from the exons ATGGCTCTCTGGAGTCTGCTGCTGGCCACGTGGACCTGTTCCGTGGCCGCCTCCTCGCTGGACTTCCCCCGGCACCGGGCCCGTCCCTCCTCCGGCCGCGGTGGATGCCACCCGCTGCCCGGGGGCTTGACCTTATGCCAGGGCGTGGACTACGGCCGGATGCGTCTGCCCAACCTCTTGGGCCACGAGACCCCCAAGGAGGTGGTGCAGCAGGCGGGGGCCTGGGTGCCGCTCCTGGGCAAGGGCTGCCACCGCGACACCAAGACGTTCCTCTGCTCGCTCTTCGCCCCCGTCTGCCTGGAGGACGTGGAGGAGCCCATCGTCCCCTGCCGGGCGCTCTGCCGAGGGGTGCAGGAGGGGTGCGCCCCCGTCATGGCCGCCTTCGGCTTCCCCTGGCCGGAGATGCTCAACTGCAGCCGCTTCCCCTCCGGGGACGAGGGGCTCTGCGTCCCTCCCCTGCGGCCACAAGCGACAACACCCGCCCTCGGGGAGGAAGCGGACGGAG GCAGAGTTTGCACCGCTTGTCTGAGCAGGGAGAAGGACCTCCTGGAAAGCCTCTGCAGCCAGGACTTTG CTTTAAAGATGACCATTGGGTCGATCTCGGTGTCCGAAGGCGGCCTGGACGTGGTCCCTGAGTTGCGCGGCCATTCCGTCATCTTCAAGGGTCCGGGCTGGACGCAAGAAGGGCTCCAAGGGCCCTTTGCTTTGGAGATGCCGGACAAAGGTCCCTGCTCTTGTCCGGAGCTGGCGGCCGGAGATGTGGTCCTCGGCGCTGGACACAGAGTGGATGGCCGGACAGTCCTGTCCTGGGTCCGGCGGTGGCCGAAGGGA